In one Spirosoma rigui genomic region, the following are encoded:
- a CDS encoding SDR family NAD(P)-dependent oxidoreductase, whose protein sequence is MEPQTDTSTGQVAEPALSDHIAFDHVFSLAGKVALITGGGSGIGFDIARCMVEAGATVIITGRREQPLQDAVETLGERAHYEVNDVTERARLGELVATIEQTHGPIDILVNNAGINMKKPALEVTDEDFDRIVHTNLNSVFSLTRACASRMIERGSGSIIMISSMAAYYGIDRVAAYAASKSGVEGMVKVLASEFSGRGVRVNAIAPGFIETAMSKTAMGGDPDRFARAMRRTPMGKFGKPDDIGWAAVFLASDAARYVTGASLPVDGGNSIGF, encoded by the coding sequence ATGGAACCTCAAACAGATACCTCAACCGGACAGGTTGCTGAACCGGCCCTTTCCGACCATATCGCCTTCGACCACGTGTTTTCGCTGGCGGGCAAAGTAGCGCTCATCACCGGTGGCGGCAGCGGCATTGGTTTCGACATTGCCCGCTGCATGGTTGAAGCCGGTGCTACCGTCATCATCACCGGTCGGCGGGAGCAGCCGTTGCAGGACGCCGTTGAGACGCTGGGCGAGCGGGCCCACTACGAGGTCAACGACGTAACCGAACGGGCGCGGCTCGGTGAGCTGGTCGCCACCATCGAGCAGACCCACGGCCCCATCGACATTCTGGTCAACAACGCGGGTATCAACATGAAGAAACCGGCGCTGGAGGTCACCGACGAGGATTTCGACCGGATCGTTCATACTAATCTCAACTCGGTCTTTTCACTGACGCGGGCCTGCGCCAGCCGGATGATCGAGCGGGGCAGCGGCTCCATTATCATGATCTCGTCCATGGCGGCCTACTACGGCATCGACCGGGTAGCGGCCTACGCAGCGTCTAAGTCGGGCGTTGAAGGCATGGTGAAAGTACTGGCGTCGGAGTTTTCGGGACGGGGCGTGCGGGTGAATGCCATTGCGCCCGGCTTCATCGAAACGGCCATGAGCAAAACCGCCATGGGGGGCGATCCCGACCGCTTCGCCCGCGCCATGCGCCGGACGCCGATGGGGAAATTTGGCAAACCCGACGACATTGGCTGGGCGGCCGTGTTCCTGGCCTCCGACGCAGCGCGTTACGTCACCGGTGCCTCACTCCCCGTCGATGGCGGCAACTCCATCGGTTTCTAG
- a CDS encoding Gfo/Idh/MocA family protein — MNNSTENPQSRRTFLKTSAQAALSTALISGFPTILPASVFGKNAPSNRINIGAIGTGRISRGHDMPGVWQYDNALIMAVCDLDSNRAESAKQLVNGVYGKKTGKEYDGVRVYTDYRELLLNKDIDAVLVSTPDHWHAPIVIDAVRAKKDVYMQKPASLTIAEGRMMADAVKQSKQIVQVGSQQRSSDQFRYAAELVRNGRIGKLKTVYVGLPGDPSGDEEPQMPVPKNLNYDMWLGTTPEVYYTEKRVHPQADFDRPGWLRCEQFGAGMITGWGAHHVDSAHWAMDTEYTGPVEIWGKADFPKHGLWDVHGIFRTEALYENGVHMIVTNEIANGVRFEGTEGWIFVSRGDANVTASDPVAKQNAAKKLDASDPKILTSVIGPNEIHLPVSKEHHGNWLESIVSRKEPIAPAEVGHRSCSACLLHHAAMKLNRKLYWDPKKEQFKNDPEANKLLSRPQRAPYAIKMMASAK, encoded by the coding sequence ATGAACAACTCAACCGAAAACCCACAATCGAGACGGACCTTTCTGAAAACAAGTGCGCAGGCGGCTTTGTCGACGGCCCTCATCAGTGGCTTTCCAACCATCCTGCCCGCTTCCGTATTCGGTAAAAACGCGCCGAGCAACCGGATCAATATCGGAGCCATTGGGACGGGCCGCATTTCGCGCGGACATGACATGCCGGGCGTCTGGCAGTATGACAACGCGCTTATCATGGCCGTTTGTGATCTGGACAGCAACCGGGCCGAATCCGCCAAGCAACTCGTCAACGGTGTTTACGGCAAGAAGACCGGCAAAGAGTACGACGGCGTTCGGGTCTATACCGACTATCGTGAGTTACTCCTGAATAAAGATATCGACGCCGTGCTGGTCAGCACCCCCGACCACTGGCACGCACCCATCGTGATCGACGCGGTACGGGCCAAGAAGGATGTGTACATGCAGAAACCAGCTTCGCTGACCATTGCCGAAGGACGGATGATGGCCGATGCAGTCAAACAATCAAAACAAATCGTGCAGGTTGGCAGCCAGCAGCGCTCGTCTGACCAGTTTCGCTATGCCGCCGAACTGGTACGCAATGGCCGGATCGGGAAGCTGAAAACCGTGTACGTCGGCCTGCCCGGCGACCCGTCGGGCGACGAGGAGCCGCAGATGCCCGTCCCCAAAAACCTGAACTACGACATGTGGCTGGGTACCACGCCCGAGGTGTACTATACCGAAAAGCGCGTGCACCCGCAGGCCGACTTCGACCGGCCGGGCTGGCTCCGCTGCGAGCAGTTCGGCGCGGGCATGATTACCGGCTGGGGCGCTCACCACGTCGACTCGGCCCACTGGGCCATGGATACGGAATATACGGGGCCGGTGGAGATCTGGGGCAAAGCCGATTTTCCGAAGCATGGGTTGTGGGATGTCCATGGCATCTTCCGCACCGAAGCCCTATACGAAAACGGGGTTCACATGATCGTGACGAACGAGATTGCAAACGGGGTACGGTTCGAAGGAACGGAAGGCTGGATTTTCGTCTCGCGGGGCGATGCGAACGTAACCGCCAGCGACCCGGTTGCCAAGCAGAATGCCGCCAAAAAACTCGACGCCAGCGACCCGAAAATCCTGACGTCGGTCATTGGTCCCAACGAGATACACCTGCCCGTGAGCAAGGAGCACCACGGCAACTGGCTGGAGAGCATCGTAAGCCGCAAAGAGCCCATTGCCCCCGCCGAAGTAGGGCACCGCTCCTGTTCGGCCTGCCTGCTGCACCACGCGGCCATGAAGCTGAACCGGAAATTGTACTGGGACCCGAAAAAGGAGCAGTTCAAAAACGACCCCGAAGCCAACAAGCTGCTGTCGCGCCCCCAGCGGGCACCTTACGCCATCAAGATGATGGCATCGGCAAAGTAA
- a CDS encoding MFS transporter produces the protein MLTGKTNVPPSTVPLSSGPAAGHFAPNERTNYRWVIVGLLFFATTINYLDRQVISLLKPILEKEFSWTESDYANIVTVFTFFYGSSTLLAGYLIDRVGTKLGYIGAILVWSLAAMGHALAGGTFGFMVARAFLGIGEAGNFPASIKTVAEWFPQKQRALAVGIFNSGANIGAVAAPAVVPWLALVAGWQMAFIVTGALGFAWIVVWYFMYEIPSRHKRVSPAELAYINEAPVQPAMTGDAAAADLLVDSSPARYAIFKNKAIWGFMGGKLLTDPIWWFFLFWLPSYLASIYHLDLKKLGAPLIIIYLAATIGSVGGGWLSSRLIQMGWNPTRARQVAMALFALCVTPVMLISQMDSMWPVIGILSLAVAAHQAWSANIFTVAADQFPKHVLSRVVGFGTMAGTLGGALFPLLVGRILDHYKGMNQLSEGYYVIFYMAGLAYLVAWSLLYVFVFRRKPTVS, from the coding sequence ATGTTAACTGGAAAAACCAACGTACCCCCGTCGACCGTCCCCCTTTCCAGTGGTCCGGCGGCTGGCCATTTCGCCCCCAACGAGCGGACAAATTACCGATGGGTAATTGTTGGGTTGCTGTTTTTCGCCACCACCATCAATTACCTCGACCGGCAGGTGATCAGCCTGCTGAAGCCCATCCTGGAAAAAGAGTTCAGCTGGACCGAATCCGATTACGCCAACATCGTAACGGTCTTTACCTTCTTCTACGGGTCGAGTACGTTACTGGCGGGTTACCTCATTGACCGGGTGGGTACCAAGCTGGGTTATATTGGAGCGATCCTGGTGTGGAGTCTGGCGGCCATGGGCCATGCGCTGGCGGGCGGCACCTTTGGCTTCATGGTGGCCCGGGCATTTCTGGGCATCGGCGAAGCCGGCAACTTCCCCGCATCGATCAAGACCGTAGCCGAGTGGTTTCCCCAGAAACAGCGGGCACTGGCCGTGGGTATTTTCAACTCCGGGGCCAATATCGGGGCCGTAGCCGCGCCCGCCGTCGTTCCCTGGCTGGCGCTGGTAGCAGGCTGGCAGATGGCGTTCATCGTGACGGGTGCGCTGGGATTTGCCTGGATCGTCGTCTGGTATTTCATGTACGAAATTCCATCCCGCCACAAACGCGTTAGCCCCGCCGAACTGGCCTATATCAACGAAGCCCCCGTTCAGCCAGCCATGACGGGCGACGCAGCCGCTGCCGACCTGCTCGTCGATTCCTCTCCGGCCCGCTACGCCATTTTCAAAAATAAAGCCATCTGGGGATTCATGGGCGGCAAACTCCTCACCGATCCCATCTGGTGGTTTTTCCTGTTCTGGCTCCCCTCCTACCTCGCCAGCATCTACCACCTCGACCTGAAAAAACTGGGCGCGCCCCTCATCATCATCTACCTGGCCGCTACCATCGGCAGCGTGGGTGGTGGCTGGCTCTCGTCCAGACTGATCCAGATGGGCTGGAACCCAACCCGGGCGCGGCAGGTTGCCATGGCCCTGTTTGCCCTCTGCGTAACGCCCGTCATGCTCATCAGCCAGATGGACAGCATGTGGCCGGTCATCGGTATCCTCTCGCTGGCAGTGGCCGCCCACCAGGCCTGGTCAGCCAATATTTTCACCGTTGCCGCCGACCAGTTTCCCAAGCACGTACTGAGTCGGGTGGTTGGATTCGGAACGATGGCCGGTACACTGGGCGGGGCGCTGTTCCCCCTGCTCGTGGGTCGTATTCTGGATCACTACAAAGGCATGAACCAGCTGTCGGAGGGCTACTACGTGATCTTCTACATGGCCGGGCTCGCCTATCTGGTAGCCTGGAGCCTACTGTACGTGTTCGTTTTCCGGCGTAAACCAACGGTATCGTAG
- the uxuA gene encoding mannonate dehydratase, which yields MRMLQTMRWFGPSDPVSLMDIRQAGCTGVVTALHQIPVGDVWPVAAIQERIQLVEAQNDRYSSLHWAVVESLPVHEAIKKGLPERAAYIETYKQSIRNLASCGIKTICYNFMPVLDWSRTNLSYEMPDGSRALRFVLQDFAVFDLCILKRPGAEADYTPALVQSAWDAFAAMSPERIQELSDIVLLGLPGSEEAFTLETFQDLLNDYQHIGDAELRTNLYHFIREVAPVAQEAGVNLCIHPDDPPRPLLGLPRVVSSEADLAQLMAACDVTANGITFCTGSLGIRPDNDLPGMIQRFGHRIHFIHLRATKRDQPDEVWNFHEADHLEGDVDMYAVVKAIVLEQQRRAKSGIGEPSIPMRPDHGHQMLDDLHKKTYPGYSAIGRLRGLAELRGLELGIVRSLAEQVTALPPLLIQQPDEL from the coding sequence ATGAGGATGTTACAAACCATGCGCTGGTTCGGGCCGAGCGACCCGGTATCGCTGATGGACATTCGGCAGGCGGGTTGCACCGGTGTTGTTACGGCACTGCACCAGATTCCGGTGGGCGATGTATGGCCGGTGGCCGCTATCCAGGAACGTATTCAACTGGTAGAAGCACAAAACGACCGGTATTCGTCGCTGCATTGGGCTGTCGTCGAGAGTCTGCCCGTTCACGAAGCCATCAAAAAAGGCCTGCCCGAACGCGCGGCCTACATCGAAACGTACAAGCAGTCGATCCGGAATCTGGCTTCCTGCGGCATCAAAACCATTTGCTACAACTTCATGCCGGTGCTCGACTGGTCGCGCACGAACCTGAGCTACGAGATGCCCGACGGATCGCGGGCGCTGCGGTTTGTCTTACAGGATTTCGCCGTTTTCGATCTCTGTATTCTGAAACGCCCGGGTGCCGAAGCCGACTATACCCCCGCCCTCGTCCAATCGGCGTGGGATGCGTTCGCAGCCATGTCGCCCGAGCGTATTCAGGAACTGTCAGACATTGTCCTGCTGGGACTGCCCGGCTCCGAAGAAGCGTTTACGCTGGAAACATTCCAGGACCTGCTGAACGACTACCAACACATTGGCGACGCCGAACTACGTACCAACCTGTACCATTTCATCCGCGAAGTGGCGCCGGTGGCGCAGGAAGCCGGTGTCAACCTGTGCATTCACCCCGACGATCCGCCCCGGCCACTGCTGGGATTGCCCCGCGTGGTCAGCTCCGAAGCTGATCTGGCGCAGCTCATGGCCGCCTGCGACGTTACAGCCAACGGCATTACGTTCTGCACCGGCTCGCTCGGCATCCGTCCCGACAATGATCTGCCCGGCATGATCCAACGCTTCGGCCACCGGATTCACTTCATCCACCTCCGCGCCACCAAGCGCGACCAGCCCGACGAGGTCTGGAACTTCCACGAAGCCGACCACCTCGAAGGCGATGTGGATATGTATGCCGTGGTGAAAGCCATCGTGCTCGAACAGCAGCGACGGGCAAAATCAGGCATTGGCGAACCGTCCATTCCCATGCGCCCCGACCACGGTCACCAAATGCTCGACGACCTGCACAAGAAAACCTATCCCGGCTACTCGGCCATTGGTCGCCTGCGCGGGCTGGCCGAGTTACGGGGGCTGGAACTGGGAATCGTCCGCAGCCTGGCCGAACAGGTAACCGCACTGCCCCCCCTCCTAATCCAACAGCCTGATGAACTATAA
- a CDS encoding ThuA domain-containing protein: MNRISTVWIVGVLLALLSAGSSWSQDVTWKKVRVLVYTKNGKGYVHDNIPNAVQCIQKLGQEHGFTVDVSDQPTVFTEANLNRYTFLLFPSTNNDVFDTDEQRLAFRRYIEAGGGFVGVHSVMGTERNWTWFKRMIGGTFDWHPPFQKIRINILDTKHPSMQGLPTVWEKEDEFYFTKNMTPGPTVIMANDLTSLNGKDAERVQVARGSYTSLYPSAWYYNFDGGYTWCTTLGHAKADYEDPTFVKHIFQGMRYVAGQVKKLDYKKAYADSRDTPIR, encoded by the coding sequence ATGAATCGAATTAGTACGGTATGGATTGTGGGTGTACTGCTCGCCCTACTCAGCGCAGGCAGTAGCTGGAGCCAGGATGTGACCTGGAAGAAGGTGCGGGTGCTGGTCTACACCAAAAACGGCAAGGGGTATGTCCACGACAACATTCCCAACGCGGTGCAGTGTATCCAGAAGCTCGGGCAGGAACACGGGTTCACCGTCGACGTATCCGACCAGCCAACGGTCTTTACCGAGGCTAACCTAAACCGGTACACTTTCCTTCTGTTCCCGAGTACCAACAACGACGTGTTCGACACCGACGAGCAGCGGCTGGCATTTCGGCGGTACATCGAAGCGGGGGGCGGCTTTGTGGGCGTCCATTCCGTGATGGGCACCGAACGCAACTGGACCTGGTTTAAGCGCATGATCGGCGGTACCTTCGACTGGCACCCGCCTTTCCAGAAAATCCGGATCAACATCCTCGATACGAAGCATCCGTCCATGCAGGGCTTGCCGACCGTATGGGAAAAAGAAGACGAATTTTATTTCACCAAGAACATGACGCCCGGCCCTACGGTCATCATGGCCAATGACCTGACCTCGCTCAATGGCAAAGACGCCGAGCGCGTACAGGTAGCCCGCGGGTCCTACACGAGCCTTTACCCTTCCGCCTGGTACTACAATTTCGATGGTGGCTACACCTGGTGTACCACCCTCGGCCACGCCAAAGCCGACTACGAAGACCCTACGTTCGTCAAGCACATCTTTCAGGGAATGCGCTACGTAGCGGGTCAGGTCAAGAAACTCGATTACAAAAAAGCCTACGCCGATTCGCGCGACACGCCAATCCGCTAA
- a CDS encoding Gfo/Idh/MocA family protein, protein MDPTQGANRRSFLKETIATAAGLVVLPSLPIDTIGAPALLRTGSLGSDRMPAGAARIRFAVIGINHGHINSQVDAVIRGGGEFVSFYAKEPDLSAPFAKRYPQAKQVKSDNEILDDKSIQLVLTSGIPEERAPLGIRVMKAGKDFMTDKPGITTLDQLAEVRKVQKATKRIYSIMYSERLENRATVKAGELVKAGAIGNVIQTIGLGPHRMNPKTRPDWFFDKKKFGGIICDIASHQFDQFLFFTGSKKADIVASQVGNVHFPQYPKFEDFGDVMLRGDGGMGYIRVDWFTPDGLKSWGDGRLTILGTDGFIELRKNIDPGGREGGNHLFITDNKETRYIDCSKEPLPYGEQLVNDVINRTETAMPQEHCFLAMELALKAQKQAQVVNFKK, encoded by the coding sequence ATGGACCCAACACAAGGCGCAAATCGGCGCAGCTTCCTGAAAGAAACCATTGCTACGGCCGCTGGTCTGGTCGTATTACCATCGTTGCCCATTGACACGATTGGTGCCCCCGCCCTTCTGCGGACCGGTTCGCTGGGCAGCGACCGGATGCCCGCCGGTGCCGCACGGATTCGCTTTGCCGTCATCGGCATTAACCACGGACACATCAATAGCCAGGTCGACGCCGTGATCCGGGGCGGGGGCGAATTCGTTTCGTTCTACGCCAAAGAGCCGGATCTGTCGGCCCCCTTCGCCAAGCGGTATCCCCAGGCCAAACAGGTCAAGTCAGATAACGAGATTCTGGATGATAAATCCATTCAGCTCGTGCTCACCTCCGGCATCCCCGAAGAACGGGCACCACTGGGCATTCGCGTGATGAAAGCCGGGAAGGATTTTATGACCGACAAACCCGGTATCACTACGCTCGACCAATTGGCCGAGGTGCGCAAGGTGCAAAAAGCCACTAAGCGCATTTACTCGATCATGTATAGCGAACGGCTCGAAAACCGGGCGACGGTAAAAGCGGGCGAACTGGTAAAAGCCGGGGCCATCGGCAACGTCATTCAGACCATCGGTCTGGGGCCGCACCGCATGAACCCCAAAACCCGCCCCGACTGGTTTTTCGACAAAAAGAAGTTTGGCGGCATCATCTGCGACATTGCCTCGCACCAGTTCGACCAGTTTCTGTTCTTCACCGGCTCCAAGAAAGCAGATATCGTTGCGTCGCAGGTGGGTAATGTACACTTCCCGCAATACCCGAAGTTTGAAGATTTCGGCGATGTCATGCTGCGGGGCGACGGCGGCATGGGCTACATCCGCGTCGACTGGTTCACCCCCGACGGACTCAAAAGCTGGGGCGACGGTCGACTGACGATTCTCGGCACCGACGGCTTCATCGAATTACGCAAGAACATCGACCCCGGCGGGCGCGAGGGCGGCAATCACCTGTTCATCACCGATAATAAAGAAACCCGCTACATCGATTGCAGCAAAGAGCCCCTACCCTATGGAGAACAACTAGTAAACGACGTAATCAACCGCACCGAAACCGCCATGCCGCAGGAGCATTGCTTTCTGGCAATGGAACTGGCACTAAAAGCCCAGAAGCAGGCGCAGGTCGTGAATTTTAAGAAGTAA
- a CDS encoding alpha-glucuronidase family glycosyl hydrolase codes for MNYNRIGGYITICLVLALSGFGQTPATDDGYRLWLNYDLIQDAAKRQAYTRSAQFIALPKTSPVLKSAAEELQTGLQSLLGKSIPIITNAGNRTGGIVLTTSGPAANSPALAKEGYRITTSNNTITVAGQSDAGALYGAFALLRQLQTLQPIAAQTGNPNVQLRMLNHWDNVDGSVERGYAGQSLWKWYELPERVDPRYRDYARANASLGINGTVVNNVNASARFMTAEYLHKVAALADVFRPYGIKVYLSVYFAAPKTLGGLKTSDPLDPQVRRWWADKVKEIYQTIPDFGGLLVKANSEGEPGPQDYGRTHADGANMLAEAMKPYDGVIIWRAFVYKADPNADRFKAAHEEFTPLDGQFDKKVIVQVKNGPIDFQPREPFSPLFGNMPKTPLGVEFQITQEYLGFATHLVYEAPLFKECLDADTYVNGKGSTVARVVDGSLHNYARTLMAGVANAGSARNWTGHPMAQANWYAFGRLAWDHSLSSEAIAREWVAMTLTHEPQAANRIVNLMLKSRDIYVDYNTPIGLSRPWSGVHFAPEPWQNRSSRPDWTAVYYHRADSIGLGFDRTATGSNALAQYRPEVCRQWEDPKTCPLPYLLWFHHVPWTRKLSTGRSLWDELCTRFYTGADSVRWMQQEWAQVKSAVNPALHDDVSARLATQQREAIWWRDAWVLYLQEYAKQPIPAPFKKPERTLDEVKQSVNTYLLR; via the coding sequence ATGAACTATAATCGAATTGGCGGCTACATCACGATCTGTCTGGTACTGGCGCTGAGTGGTTTCGGTCAGACGCCCGCTACTGACGATGGCTACCGGTTGTGGCTGAACTATGACCTCATTCAGGATGCAGCCAAACGGCAGGCCTACACCCGATCGGCCCAGTTTATTGCCCTGCCCAAAACGAGTCCCGTTCTTAAATCGGCGGCCGAGGAGTTACAAACGGGGCTCCAGAGCCTGCTCGGCAAGTCAATACCCATCATTACCAATGCCGGTAACCGGACGGGCGGCATTGTGCTGACTACCAGCGGCCCCGCTGCTAACAGCCCCGCCCTGGCGAAGGAAGGCTACCGGATCACTACCTCGAACAACACCATCACCGTTGCCGGGCAAAGCGATGCGGGGGCACTCTACGGCGCGTTTGCGCTGTTGCGGCAACTACAGACACTGCAACCCATAGCGGCACAAACGGGTAACCCGAACGTGCAACTCCGGATGCTCAACCACTGGGACAACGTCGATGGCAGCGTCGAGCGGGGGTATGCCGGGCAATCGCTCTGGAAATGGTACGAACTACCCGAGCGGGTCGACCCGCGCTACCGTGACTACGCCCGCGCCAACGCATCACTCGGCATCAACGGCACCGTTGTCAACAACGTGAATGCCAGCGCCCGCTTCATGACCGCCGAGTACCTGCACAAGGTAGCCGCCCTGGCCGACGTGTTCCGCCCCTACGGCATTAAAGTCTATCTGTCGGTGTATTTCGCGGCTCCCAAAACGCTGGGCGGCCTCAAAACTTCTGATCCGCTCGACCCGCAGGTGCGGAGGTGGTGGGCCGATAAAGTGAAGGAAATCTACCAGACCATTCCCGATTTTGGGGGCCTGCTGGTAAAGGCCAACTCGGAAGGTGAGCCTGGTCCGCAGGACTACGGCCGCACCCATGCCGACGGGGCCAATATGCTGGCCGAGGCCATGAAACCCTACGATGGCGTCATTATCTGGCGGGCCTTCGTCTACAAGGCAGACCCCAACGCCGACCGGTTCAAGGCAGCCCACGAAGAGTTTACGCCCCTCGACGGTCAGTTCGACAAGAAAGTTATCGTTCAGGTCAAGAACGGCCCGATCGACTTCCAGCCGCGCGAGCCCTTTTCGCCCCTGTTCGGCAATATGCCCAAAACACCGCTGGGCGTGGAGTTTCAGATCACGCAGGAATACCTCGGCTTTGCCACTCACCTGGTTTACGAAGCACCGCTTTTCAAAGAGTGCCTCGACGCGGATACGTACGTGAACGGCAAAGGTTCGACCGTGGCCCGGGTGGTGGACGGGAGTTTGCACAACTACGCGCGAACGCTGATGGCCGGGGTTGCCAACGCCGGTTCGGCCCGCAACTGGACCGGGCACCCGATGGCGCAGGCCAACTGGTACGCTTTTGGGCGGCTGGCCTGGGACCATAGCCTGTCGTCGGAAGCAATTGCCCGCGAGTGGGTTGCCATGACCCTGACGCACGAGCCCCAGGCGGCCAACCGAATTGTGAACCTGATGCTTAAATCGAGGGATATCTACGTCGATTACAACACCCCCATTGGTTTGTCGCGGCCTTGGTCGGGGGTTCACTTCGCCCCGGAGCCCTGGCAAAACCGGAGTTCGCGCCCCGACTGGACGGCGGTTTATTACCACCGCGCCGACTCCATCGGGCTCGGCTTCGACCGGACGGCCACGGGCAGCAACGCGCTGGCCCAGTACCGGCCCGAGGTTTGCCGGCAGTGGGAAGACCCGAAGACCTGCCCGTTGCCGTACCTGCTGTGGTTCCATCATGTACCCTGGACCCGGAAACTAAGCACCGGCCGAAGCCTGTGGGATGAGTTATGTACCCGCTTTTACACCGGTGCCGATTCGGTGCGCTGGATGCAGCAGGAATGGGCGCAGGTCAAATCGGCCGTTAATCCCGCCCTGCACGATGACGTATCGGCGCGACTGGCGACCCAGCAACGCGAAGCCATCTGGTGGCGCGATGCCTGGGTACTTTACCTGCAGGAGTACGCGAAACAGCCCATTCCGGCACCCTTCAAAAAGCCCGAACGAACGCTGGACGAGGTCAAACAGTCGGTCAATACCTACTTACTGCGCTGA
- a CDS encoding putative oxidoreductase C-terminal domain-containing protein, with product MKLAPTVGGLFMAALFTACQSSQSSDKTNTDTNTIHLITLDPGHFHAALVQKSMYDGVDSTVHVYAPDSPDLQLHLDKINGYNTRVENPTHWKEDVYKGPDFLAKMLASKAGPGDVVVMAGNNRLKTDYIGQTVSAGFNVLADKPMVISASNFGKLKDAFATAAQKKVLLYDIMTERYEITTMLQRAFSQQPTLFGTLEKGTPQNPAVTKESVHHFYKNVSGSILTRPAWFMDVAQQGEGIVDVTTHLVDLVQWACFPEQLLDYQKDIQLTSARRWTTDMTLSQFTAITKQATFPDYLKKDVVKDSILRVYSNGEINYQLRGVHAKVSVTWAYKAPEGAGDTHYSIMRGSKANLIIRQGAEQQYKPTLYIEPVAGNNDLETSLKTVLPVLQKEYPGIDVKKTGNGWEVTVPEKYKEGHEAHFGRVMEKYLSYLKAGSMPAWEVPNMIAKYYTTTQALELAKKK from the coding sequence ATGAAGTTAGCCCCCACCGTTGGCGGTCTGTTTATGGCCGCCCTGTTCACTGCCTGCCAGTCCTCCCAGTCGTCGGATAAAACCAATACCGATACGAATACGATACACCTGATCACGCTCGACCCCGGCCATTTCCATGCCGCCCTCGTTCAGAAATCCATGTACGACGGCGTCGACTCGACGGTCCATGTCTACGCGCCGGATTCGCCCGACCTGCAACTGCACCTCGACAAAATCAACGGCTACAATACCCGCGTGGAGAACCCTACGCACTGGAAAGAAGACGTATACAAAGGCCCTGATTTCCTGGCTAAAATGCTGGCCAGTAAGGCGGGTCCCGGCGATGTAGTAGTGATGGCCGGCAACAACCGCCTGAAAACCGACTACATCGGACAAACCGTCAGCGCGGGTTTTAACGTCCTGGCCGATAAGCCAATGGTCATCAGCGCGTCGAACTTCGGCAAGCTGAAAGACGCTTTCGCCACGGCAGCGCAGAAAAAAGTGCTGCTCTACGACATCATGACCGAGCGCTACGAAATCACGACCATGCTGCAACGGGCCTTTTCGCAGCAGCCAACCCTGTTCGGTACGCTGGAAAAAGGCACCCCCCAGAACCCGGCCGTTACCAAAGAGAGCGTCCACCACTTTTACAAGAACGTATCGGGCAGCATTCTTACGCGTCCAGCCTGGTTCATGGACGTAGCGCAGCAGGGCGAAGGCATCGTCGACGTAACGACTCACCTGGTCGACCTCGTGCAGTGGGCCTGCTTCCCGGAGCAACTGCTCGATTACCAGAAAGACATTCAGCTGACCTCGGCCCGCCGGTGGACCACCGATATGACGCTGAGCCAGTTTACGGCCATCACCAAGCAGGCCACCTTCCCCGACTACCTGAAAAAGGACGTTGTGAAGGACAGCATCCTGCGGGTGTACAGCAACGGTGAGATCAACTACCAGCTGCGCGGGGTGCACGCCAAAGTATCGGTAACCTGGGCTTACAAAGCACCGGAGGGGGCGGGCGATACGCACTACTCGATCATGCGTGGCAGCAAAGCCAACCTGATCATCCGGCAGGGCGCCGAGCAGCAGTACAAACCTACCCTCTACATTGAGCCGGTAGCGGGTAACAACGACCTGGAGACCTCCCTAAAAACCGTACTGCCTGTTCTTCAGAAGGAATACCCCGGTATCGACGTGAAGAAGACGGGCAACGGCTGGGAAGTGACCGTTCCGGAGAAGTACAAAGAAGGACACGAAGCCCACTTTGGCCGGGTCATGGAAAAGTACCTCTCCTACCTGAAAGCCGGTTCTATGCCCGCCTGGGAAGTCCCCAACATGATCGCTAAATATTACACCACTACGCAGGCCCTGGAGCTGGCGAAGAAGAAATAG